The following are encoded in a window of Thalassotalea insulae genomic DNA:
- a CDS encoding cytochrome C assembly family protein, which translates to MDFSNIGAVIAFVSYLIATLAIVFRLFHPKGPNIVLVLTFGCIAIIFHTLTTGQYLLTNNSIDFALPNVISLVSLVITLTVTAIALRFKVNLLLPVAYGFAGIWQLLSLFIPHEQHTPLVIEQLAVFSHVVIALIAYCILTIATLYAFQVAYINMKLKDKNLTAVSHLPPLMQVESQLFNILAIGTFCLFLSQLIGVLFLDNFLTKENAHKTVLSLLALLTYFTILWGHYKKGWRGHRTLVLTISASILLTLAYFGSRFVKEFLLS; encoded by the coding sequence TTGGATTTTTCAAACATTGGAGCAGTGATCGCTTTTGTCAGTTATTTAATTGCGACGTTAGCAATTGTTTTTCGTCTTTTTCATCCTAAAGGCCCCAACATTGTCCTGGTATTAACCTTTGGTTGTATCGCTATTATTTTTCACACCTTAACTACCGGACAATATCTGTTAACAAATAATAGTATTGATTTTGCGTTACCCAATGTCATTTCTTTAGTGAGTTTAGTGATCACCCTAACGGTTACCGCTATAGCGCTGCGCTTCAAAGTCAATTTACTACTTCCTGTCGCTTACGGCTTTGCTGGCATTTGGCAGCTGCTTTCACTTTTTATTCCGCATGAACAACATACCCCTTTGGTTATCGAACAGCTCGCCGTTTTTAGTCATGTCGTAATCGCGTTGATTGCATATTGCATTTTGACCATCGCCACGCTTTATGCATTTCAAGTTGCTTATATTAATATGAAATTAAAGGATAAAAACTTAACCGCCGTCAGCCATTTACCCCCGTTAATGCAAGTTGAAAGTCAATTGTTCAATATTTTAGCCATCGGCACCTTTTGCTTATTTTTAAGCCAATTAATTGGGGTACTATTTTTAGATAATTTTCTTACGAAAGAGAACGCCCATAAAACTGTATTATCCCTGCTCGCCCTGCTTACTTACTTCACTATCTTATGGGGACATTATAAAAAAGGCTGGCGTGGTCATAGAACTTTAGTACTGACAATTAGTGCATCGATATTACTGACTCTGGCCTATTTTGGCAGCCGCTTTGTGAAAGAGTTTCTCTTATCGTAA
- a CDS encoding SO_0444 family Cu/Zn efflux transporter: protein MDILTQLFVNFIDLSTEASPWLLLGLIIAGLMKAWVPTQILTHHLGEGKLAIIKASLIGAPLPLCSCGVIPVATELRRSGASVPATSSFLVATPETGVDSVSVSYALLGPVLAIYRPITAIISAIITGLIVATSKVEHVAKKTVNSCCSSQATETPSVNKSSCCANKPVEKTPSIINKTLNGLRYAATQLIDDLIIWLLIGLLFATLVRTFIPESFLLSYGSGLPAMLLMIAISIPMYICATASTPIAAGLILAGLSPGTALVFMMAGPATNISTLGVIKNELGASVLWRYLIGIGACAIAFGLLLDWGLKFYAIDFTEQMQHSHELLPFWFSLSCAAIIGLLAIKRVRALLINNS from the coding sequence GTGGATATATTAACTCAACTCTTTGTTAATTTTATTGATTTATCAACTGAAGCCAGCCCCTGGCTATTACTCGGTTTAATCATAGCAGGTTTAATGAAAGCCTGGGTACCAACTCAAATATTGACTCATCATTTAGGGGAAGGAAAACTCGCGATTATTAAAGCTTCTTTAATTGGCGCACCATTACCTTTATGTTCTTGCGGCGTAATTCCTGTTGCAACAGAATTAAGACGTAGTGGCGCATCAGTACCGGCAACATCCTCTTTTTTGGTTGCGACACCTGAAACGGGCGTCGATTCCGTATCAGTTTCCTATGCCCTATTAGGCCCGGTATTAGCCATCTATCGTCCTATCACCGCAATAATATCTGCTATTATTACCGGATTAATTGTCGCAACCAGCAAAGTAGAGCATGTTGCCAAGAAAACAGTCAACAGTTGTTGTTCCAGTCAGGCCACCGAAACGCCATCAGTAAATAAAAGCTCATGTTGTGCCAACAAGCCAGTCGAAAAAACACCAAGCATTATTAATAAAACATTAAACGGACTACGCTATGCCGCAACCCAGTTAATCGATGATTTAATTATCTGGTTATTGATTGGTTTACTTTTTGCGACCTTAGTCAGAACATTTATTCCGGAAAGCTTTTTATTAAGCTATGGTAGTGGCTTACCGGCAATGTTATTAATGATAGCCATTTCAATTCCTATGTATATTTGCGCCACTGCTTCAACGCCAATCGCCGCAGGATTGATACTGGCAGGTTTGTCACCAGGAACCGCATTAGTATTTATGATGGCAGGCCCGGCAACCAATATTTCCACCCTTGGGGTCATAAAAAATGAACTGGGCGCCTCAGTATTATGGCGTTACTTAATAGGTATTGGGGCATGTGCGATTGCGTTTGGTTTATTGCTCGATTGGGGATTAAAATTTTATGCAATAGATTTTACCGAGCAGATGCAACATAGCCATGAACTTTTACCCTTTTGGTTCAGCCTAAGCTGCGCTGCTATTATTGGCTTATTGGCAATCAAGCGGGTAAGAGCATTGCTCATTAACAACAGTTAG
- the ffh gene encoding signal recognition particle protein — MFENLSDRLTKTLKNISGRGRLTEDNIKDTLREVRMALLEADVALPVIREFIAKVKESAVGQDVSKSLTPGQVFVKIVQKELESAMGQVNEVLDLKATPPAVILMAGLQGAGKTTSVAKLSKFLKEREKKKVLVVSADVYRPAAIKQLETLAGEVGVEFFPSDIKQKPIDIANGAIDHAKKHFFDVLIVDTAGRLHIDEDMMGEIKALHSAITPVETLFTVDAMTGQDAANTAKAFNDALPLTGVILTKTDGDARGGAALSIRHITGKPIKFLGVGEKIEALEPFHPDRVASRILGMGDVLSLIEEVEQKVDRKKAEKLAKKVKSGKGFDLEDFREQLVQMKNMGGMMGLVDKLPGMGNMSEQIKGQMDDKVTVQMEAIINSMTPGERERPDIIKGSRKRRIAAGSGTQIQDVNKLLKQFTQMQKMMKKMSGKGGMKKMMRSMKGMMPPGGGMGGFGGFGR; from the coding sequence ATGTTTGAAAACCTATCCGATCGTTTAACTAAAACGCTTAAAAATATCAGTGGCCGTGGTCGATTAACGGAAGACAATATTAAAGATACCTTGCGTGAAGTACGCATGGCGCTGTTAGAAGCGGATGTTGCCTTACCTGTTATTCGCGAATTTATTGCGAAAGTGAAAGAAAGCGCAGTCGGGCAGGATGTCTCAAAAAGTCTGACGCCAGGGCAAGTGTTCGTTAAAATTGTTCAAAAAGAACTTGAATCTGCCATGGGGCAGGTAAATGAAGTATTAGATTTAAAAGCAACACCTCCGGCCGTGATTTTAATGGCGGGTTTACAGGGGGCGGGTAAAACTACTTCAGTTGCTAAGCTTTCAAAGTTTTTAAAAGAACGTGAGAAGAAAAAAGTATTAGTGGTCAGTGCTGATGTTTATCGTCCTGCGGCGATCAAGCAACTAGAAACTCTAGCTGGTGAAGTTGGCGTCGAATTTTTCCCTAGTGATATTAAACAAAAGCCGATTGATATTGCCAATGGCGCTATTGATCATGCGAAAAAACACTTCTTTGATGTGCTAATTGTTGATACCGCCGGTCGCCTTCATATCGATGAAGACATGATGGGCGAGATTAAAGCCTTACACAGTGCAATAACGCCAGTCGAGACTTTATTTACCGTTGATGCCATGACCGGGCAAGATGCGGCAAATACCGCGAAAGCATTTAATGATGCCTTACCATTAACTGGGGTTATCTTGACCAAGACCGATGGTGATGCCCGTGGTGGTGCCGCATTATCTATTCGTCATATTACTGGTAAACCAATTAAATTCCTCGGTGTCGGTGAAAAAATAGAAGCACTTGAGCCGTTTCATCCTGACCGTGTTGCGTCACGAATTCTCGGTATGGGAGATGTCCTGTCGCTGATCGAAGAAGTGGAACAAAAAGTCGATCGTAAAAAAGCAGAAAAATTAGCGAAAAAAGTCAAATCAGGTAAAGGCTTTGATTTAGAAGATTTTCGTGAACAGCTGGTGCAGATGAAAAACATGGGCGGCATGATGGGGCTAGTCGATAAGTTACCAGGCATGGGGAATATGTCGGAGCAAATCAAAGGCCAGATGGATGATAAAGTTACCGTTCAAATGGAAGCTATCATTAATTCAATGACCCCGGGGGAGCGAGAGCGCCCAGATATTATTAAAGGCTCACGTAAACGCCGTATTGCTGCTGGCTCTGGTACTCAGATTCAGGACGTGAATAAATTGCTGAAACAATTTACCCAAATGCAGAAAATGATGAAAAAAATGTCGGGCAAAGGAGGCATGAAAAAAATGATGCGTTCAATGAAAGGCATGATGCCTCCCGGTGGTGGTATGGGAGGATTTGGCGGTTTTGGGCGCTAA
- the rpsP gene encoding 30S ribosomal protein S16: MVTIRLARGGAKKRPFYQVVVADSRNSRDGRFIEKVGFFNPTAQGQAEKLRLDLERINHWVEQGAGVSDRVAKLVKDAQAAA; the protein is encoded by the coding sequence ATGGTTACCATTCGTTTAGCTCGAGGCGGCGCTAAGAAGCGTCCATTCTATCAGGTTGTAGTTGCTGATAGCCGTAACTCTCGCGATGGTCGTTTCATCGAGAAAGTTGGTTTCTTCAACCCTACAGCACAAGGTCAAGCGGAAAAATTACGTTTAGACCTAGAACGCATCAACCACTGGGTTGAGCAAGGTGCTGGTGTATCTGATCGTGTGGCCAAATTAGTTAAAGACGCTCAAGCAGCAGCTTAA